The genomic region AGTTGCGTTTGGTGATATTGAAGGTGGACTACGATTACCACCAGGAGAAATCTTATATGTACCATGTGGCAGTGGTGTATTAGCACGTTCTGCGGTTGGAGAAGGAATGATAGAGATACCATCGGTGGATGCTGAAACGATCATCGGATCAGATACTGAAGGGTTCTATGTATATTAATAGATAAGCTATTGTTGAAACACAGGGGGTTTGCTTACTGAGTAGGCAGGCCCCTTTGTTTTGAAGTCGCGTCGCGCTACCCTCCTTACAAAAAGCTGCTGTTTTGATACTCTAAAAATAGAAGCAGTTTTATAGATAAATGTTCATTGGGGGGCAAAGATCATGGAAGATAAAAAATTAGTACGTAAAAATAATGATTGGATTAGGGTATATGGGGCAAAAGAGCATAATTTAAAAAATGTTGATGTCGCTATCCCTAAGGGAAAACTAACGGTGATTACCGGTCCATCTGGATCAGGTAAAAGCTCACTGGCGCTCGATGTGTTGTATACAGAGGGTAAGCGTCGCTACATGGAATCGCTATCTTCATATGCACGACAGTTCTTAGGTATTGCTAAAAAGCCGGCATTTGACCGTATTGACGGGTTATGTCCGGCAATTGCTATTGAACAGAAAACCGTAGGCGATAATCCTCGCTCAACCGTTGGTACCATTACCGAAATTTATGATTATTTACGAGTGCTGTATGCCCGTATTGGGATGGTACATTGTCCTGATTGTTTTGCGCCTATTCGAGCTGAATCGCCAGAAAATATCACCAGTATGTTATGTGCACAGTTTGCAGGGAAATTAATTACTGTCGCAGCACCTATTGCTCAAGAAAAAAAGGGGGAGTTTGTACAGGAGTTGTTACGATTTTTTAAAGATGGCTACTATCGCTTCATTATCGATGGTAAGCAATATCGTTTTAGGTCGGAACAAGAGATTCAAGATTTAAACTTAAAAAAAACTTTTAAACATTCCATAGATCTTTTAATTGATCTTGTTGAAGTTTCTGCCGAAGAGAAATCTCGTGTGCAAGAAGCCATTGAGCGTTCATTTTCTTTAGCGGGCGGTATGTGTAAAGTATTGGTTGGTGATGATGAGTATATGTATTCATCAAGCCGTATCTGTTTAGGATGCGTGCAATCAATTCCTGAGCTTGAACCCCGCTGTTTTTCTTTCAATTCTCCCATTGGTGCGTGTAAAGCATGTAACGGTCTTGGTGTTGTGCATGAATGGCCGTGGGATAAAAATGATGCTCAGGCATGGAAAGAAAAATATCCAGACTATTTTAGTGGTAAATATGCAAAGACAGGAACATGTCAGGCCTGTTTAGGAAAGCGCCTTAACCAACAAGCATTGGCGGTTACTATCGGTGATAAATCTATTTATGATCTGTGTGAACTTTCAATAAAAGATTTACAGAATTTTTTTAAACAATTGATACTGCCAGAGACGCAGACAATTATTGGTGACAGTTTGCTGAAAGAGATTGCCAACAGATTATCATTTCTCGTCGATGTTGGGCTTTCATATCTTTCGCTTAATCGGTCTGCGCGTACGCTTTCTGGTGGGGAAGGGCAACGCATCAGACTTGCCACTCAGATTGGTTCAGCGTTGAGCGGTGTATTATATATTTTAGACGAGCCAAGTATTGGACTCCATCAGCGAGACAATGATCGCCTGATCGACACCCTTAAAACATTGCGCGATCAAGGCAACACAGTTGTGGTAGTAGAACATGATATAGATACCATCAGGGCCGCGGACTATTTAATTGATATGGGACCAGCTGCAGGACGATTAGGAGGAGCGGTAACGGCAGCAGGAACTCCTGATGAAGTTGCAGCTAATCCGCTATCCTTAACGGGAGCATATTTATCCGGTGTTCGTGGGATTGTAGCTCCAAAAAAAGTGCGTCAAGCAAAAGGATGTATGACACTCGAGCATGCAACGAAAAATAATTTAAAAGATGTTACCGCTCAATTTCCGCTCGGAGTTTTATGTGGTATTTCCGGAGTCTCAGGATCGGGAAAAAGTACATTAATTATGCAGGAATTGGTGCCGGAGTTAACACGAATTTTACACGGCAATAAAAAATCGGCTGCGCTTAAACGAGTTGAGCCCAGTGATCTAAAGGGTGCAGATAATTTGCAAAGTATGGTGGTAATTGATCAGACACCGATTGGAAAAACACCACGATCAAATCCAGCCACCTATTTGGGAGTTTTTGATGAAATTAGAGCGCTTTTTGCGGCATTGCCAGAAAGTAACGCGCGTGGATATAAAGTTGGGCGATTTAGTTTTAACGTTGCTGATGGCCGTTGTTTTGAATGTGCTGGTGATGGAGTAATTACCGTCGAGATGCAGTTTTTACCGGAAGTTACTATGACGTGTAAAGCGTGTAATGGTACGCGGTATAATGCAGAAACATTGCAAATTACGTATAAAGGTAAATCAATCGCCGATATTCTTGAAATGACAGCAAACGAAGCGGTTGAATTTTTCGCAGCGCATCGCAACTTAGAAAAGCGCTTGCGGTTACTCTGTGAAGTAGGCCTTGATTATCTTAAGCTGGGGCAACCATCGACAACATTATCCGGCGGAGAAGCTCAACGGATTAAACTGGTTGATGAGCTTGCAAAGCGCGGTACTGATACAATCTACATTCTTGATGAACCAACAACGGGACTTCATAACTGCGATATTGAAAAACTATTGCTTGTGCTTAACCGTTTGGTTGATAAAGGTAATTCGATGATTATTATTGAGCACAATCTCGATGTGCTTAAGACAGTTGATTATATCATTGACATGGGACCAGAAGGTGGCGAAGGTGGTGGTGTGATTGTTGCACAAGGTACGCCAAAAGAGGTTGCGTGCAGTACGGTGAGTCATACCGGACGATATCTGAAAAAAATTATGAATCTTGCGTAAGCGATTTTTCTTTTTGTTTTTACAATAAAACCATGATAGAGTTTCTTATTGAAAATTTATCATGGTTTTTTAATTGTTGAATTCATAAAGGGTTTTATTGTATGGGATTTCGCATTGTATGTAGTAAAAAAGGTTTGATGGTATTAGTGTTTTCTTTGATCTCATCTCTTGTGCATGCCGCAGCAACTAATGAAGATGTTAAAAAAGCAAAACTGATGGAAGAGTACCATGCAAGAGAGCATGCAAAAAAGCTAGCGCTAGAAAAAGAGGCCAATACTCCGGCAAGAAAGAAAAAGGGAGTGCTGCCGTCGTCAGTTGCAGAAGATGAAAAAGAGGAGCGTGATCAAGAGGAGAAAGAGAAAAAGGATACAGGGCTAAGGAAACTGATAGGAAATTTACCTAAAGATGCAATGGAGCTTACACAATCACTTTTAGGACTATCTATGAGATCGGTAATTTTTGATCCTATGGTAAATGCATTGCTGCGCCAAAAAAAGTTCTTAGCGCAGCAGCAATCATCACGGCATGCATTTAGTGCTAATGGAAAGTACCTCGTAGGGTGTGAGAGGAATCCAAGTGGAGTCTTGCGTGTTTCTATTGGGGATACTGCATCGCATGAAGAGACACAGCTTGTCCATGAGCATTTTATTAATTCTGGGCCCCTCTTGGGAGCTTTTTCTGATGTAGATGCAGTTGCTACGAGCTCAAATGGTCGATATTTTGTATTAGGGTGTGGTAGTAATCTGTTTCTTTATGATAGGCAGCGACCGAATAAATTAAGTGAAGATGCCAGCGTTTCATGTTCTGTCGCCTGCGTGGCAATGAGCAACGATGATCGATCTGTTATTGCAGCGTTCTCCTTGCCAGAGACCAATCAGAGTCGGATCACGCTTTGGTCAAGGAGGTCAAAAATGATGATGTGGAGATGTCTATTAGATTATCCAGTTGAGCACCTCTTTATGAACTCCGGCAACGATGTCGTAGTAGTGAGTGGCAGTAGGATTTCTATACTTAATATCAAGACCGATCCTAGGGCAGCAGAAACGGTACTTGCTGAACAGGATGGCACCATAGCAACCGTTAGCTCTGATGGCAGCTCAATTGCGCAATATGCCAGAGGAGGAAATGTGAGCTTGTGGGACATCGCGTCCAGGCAAAAACTCAATCGATTAGATGTGTGTAGAGATCTGCAACCAAATTCGATTGCCCTGAGTCCCGATAATCAGCAGGTAGCATTAGCAGAGGATCGATACATTCATATTTGGGATTTAGCGACCGGTGCATGCGTTAGGCGTTTTGTATTTCCTCCTGATAGAGAATTGTTACGTATGGAAATAGCTCCTGATGGCAGATCTGTGATAGCAAGATTTCGAAATGAAAGCAGGCTCTTCAAGGGGGCTGTGCTGCCCATATTTGAAACAAATGAGGAACACAAAGCGGGCATTGTAAGAAAAATGCAAGCAATAGTATCAAGAGCGAGTCGGATAAAAAATTTCCCTAAGGTGTATCAAGATCAGATGGATGCGAATATTAAGGAGTTACAAGAGATTGATGCAGAAGATGAGCGTTTTGTAGAATCTTCTTTAGTAATTCAACATCGTATGACTGTTTTGATGAATGAAGGCAGAAGGAAGATGGTCGTTGACTTCTTCAATCGTTCATTAGAGGTTGTGCAGAATACAGCATCAGAACGTGATCAGATCATAGATGTAACTGATTTGAGAAATGAATATCATACGCTTATCATGAGTTTAGACCCAGAAGATGAAGATTTCGCTGAAAAGCTTGCAAAATTAGAACATAAGGCAGATCAGGCAAGACAACGTTTCAGCGAAGATATGATAAATAAAATAGCGGCATCGCGATCTGAATAACATATTATTTGTATTAGTAAAAATAAGCCTGGATGACTCTGGGCTTATTTTTTTGACGGTAACAATGAGATAGGTTTTTTGCGTATAAGAGCCTATCCAGAAACTCAAAAACTTGAATTTTATATTTAGAGTTGCTGAAAACCACTCACCGTATTTTGAACGTTCACCAGAACAAAAAAATCTCCGATCGTCGTCGCGAGCCGCCGTTGGCGTGCGTGGCGATCCAGGTTAATAAAGAGATATAAACTGAATTCAACTAAAAGAATCTATTTTGTCGCGCTCTTACTAAGCGCACGACTTCCTGGATCACCACGCATTCGCTCGTGAAGACGATCGGGTAAAATATTCTACAAGTTCTGTCTATTGCAACATTGTGCACCATTAGATTAGTTTCTGAACAGGCTCTAAAAAATAGTAAGAAGTTTTTTTAAAGTATTGCATCGGGTATACTTGGTTATTGTTATTACACGCATGGTTGTGCTATGACAGTAACGAGATAGTACGTATTGATTTTTATCTAGGGGTCCCTATGGAAGATACTAAAGTAACAGTTCAAGTACTCAAAGATGCAATAAAAAAGGTAGTTGATGATCGGGATTGGAATCGGTTTCACTCCCCGCGTAATTTGAGTATGGCTATTTCGGTTGAAGCATCAGAATTAATGGAAAAGTTCTTGTGGCTAGATGATGAGCAAGCGCGTGAAGAGCTGCAAAATAATCGGCAAGAAATAGAAGATGAATTGGCAGACGTGGTTATTGCCGCGTTGTCTTTTTGCAACAATGCAAACATAAATCTGGCCTCAGCAGTGATAAAAAAAATAGAAGAGATCAGTAAAAAGTATCCCGTTGAGAAGGCAAAAGGCCGTTTTGTTAAATATACAAAGTTGTAAAAGACCATTAACGCCCGCCAGGCGTAATGGTATCAACCACTTTATTTCTTTGTTTTTGCAATAAAACCATGATAGGGTTTCAATAAGAAACATTGTCATGGTTTTTTAATTATATAGATAGTAAGGGTTTTATGGTATGAGTTTTCGAATTGAGGATTGTAAAAGTGTTTTTTTAGTTCTATTCGCTTTTTCTGCACCGTGCATGTTACAAGCGGCGGCGAGTAGGGAAGATGTTGAAGAGGCGGCAAGAGTAGAAAAGGAATATGCAAAGCAAAATCGGTTAAGAAAGTTGCGTGAACGGGCAAAAGCAGAAAAAGAACGGTTGGCGCCGAAAGATAATGCGCAAGTAGAAGTGCAGGAGAAAAAAGGAATTCTTGGAAGGTCACTGGCTGTTGTTAAAAAAGTTGCAAGCAAAGTTGGGCTTTCTCGTGTTGCGGATGAAGATGAAAAAGAAAGAGAGGATCGTAAAGAAGTGGTATCTGAATCGGATTGTAGGGAGGCAGAGTATAGAGGTTTAAGAAAGCTGGTAGGTAATCTTTCTCCGGATTTACGTAAATATTTGTGTAAATTTGTGCAGCCGGTATTAACGATTTTTCATGTAGATGTGTTGAAGCCAGTGGTGCTTGCTGATGCTGCTGGATGTGCAGCGGCCATTAGTCCCGATAGTAAATATGTTGCGGTTGGGCAGGGAGATCGCATATCCGTTTTTGATTCAGAGAGTGGTAGGCGTATAAAGCATTTTAGAACAGAAC from Candidatus Babeliales bacterium harbors:
- a CDS encoding nucleotide pyrophosphohydrolase, which produces MEDTKVTVQVLKDAIKKVVDDRDWNRFHSPRNLSMAISVEASELMEKFLWLDDEQAREELQNNRQEIEDELADVVIAALSFCNNANINLASAVIKKIEEISKKYPVEKAKGRFVKYTKL
- the uvrA gene encoding excinuclease ABC subunit UvrA, with product MEDKKLVRKNNDWIRVYGAKEHNLKNVDVAIPKGKLTVITGPSGSGKSSLALDVLYTEGKRRYMESLSSYARQFLGIAKKPAFDRIDGLCPAIAIEQKTVGDNPRSTVGTITEIYDYLRVLYARIGMVHCPDCFAPIRAESPENITSMLCAQFAGKLITVAAPIAQEKKGEFVQELLRFFKDGYYRFIIDGKQYRFRSEQEIQDLNLKKTFKHSIDLLIDLVEVSAEEKSRVQEAIERSFSLAGGMCKVLVGDDEYMYSSSRICLGCVQSIPELEPRCFSFNSPIGACKACNGLGVVHEWPWDKNDAQAWKEKYPDYFSGKYAKTGTCQACLGKRLNQQALAVTIGDKSIYDLCELSIKDLQNFFKQLILPETQTIIGDSLLKEIANRLSFLVDVGLSYLSLNRSARTLSGGEGQRIRLATQIGSALSGVLYILDEPSIGLHQRDNDRLIDTLKTLRDQGNTVVVVEHDIDTIRAADYLIDMGPAAGRLGGAVTAAGTPDEVAANPLSLTGAYLSGVRGIVAPKKVRQAKGCMTLEHATKNNLKDVTAQFPLGVLCGISGVSGSGKSTLIMQELVPELTRILHGNKKSAALKRVEPSDLKGADNLQSMVVIDQTPIGKTPRSNPATYLGVFDEIRALFAALPESNARGYKVGRFSFNVADGRCFECAGDGVITVEMQFLPEVTMTCKACNGTRYNAETLQITYKGKSIADILEMTANEAVEFFAAHRNLEKRLRLLCEVGLDYLKLGQPSTTLSGGEAQRIKLVDELAKRGTDTIYILDEPTTGLHNCDIEKLLLVLNRLVDKGNSMIIIEHNLDVLKTVDYIIDMGPEGGEGGGVIVAQGTPKEVACSTVSHTGRYLKKIMNLA